GCTACGTATTAGGACTCTTAACAATGCCTAAAAAACGCCAACAAACCTCTCCCTTCCCCCCACCCACCAAAAAATACCATagtaatgaaaaaactaaataaTTCATATTATATAACATAGTATTAATATATGTTCGACAAGAATAGTTTTGTCCACGCCTCTTTCCCAGCTGATGCGGAGGAAGTGCTTTTCGCCATGTTATTAACCAGTACGCTAGCTTTTGTTCttaattaaagaaaaaaaactatctCCGTTAAATGAGCAAGTATTAAAGAAGCATTCTTTCACGACGTGCCACAGAGAACTTCCCGTCTTCATTCACCATGAACAACAAGCTCATATATCGTTCGGTTAGATTTGCAACCCATAACAGCCAGCTTTTACTTCCACCTTTGGTTCTCTACAGAAGGATACTAAGGCAGCATAAGCTGCTACCTGGTCCCCAAAGGGAGATGGGTGACCAATACGTGCGAAACGAGTTCAAGTTGCACAAAGATATCGATAACCCGTTGCATATAGTCGGCTTTTTAGCTTCCTGGCAAGATTATCTCCACATGATTTCCAACGGTAAATGGAAAGATGCCACTTTATCTTCGGAAACCCTGGAGAAACTATCCCCTGAGCAAACAGTTCAACTGTATGAATTGATGAAGGAAACACAGAAACTTCACCAAGACAATGAAATAGAATCAAGTAAGGACGTGAAGCGGAACAACAAGGATTAGTGTTCGTCTTTTTATTGCGCTTGTAAATAAGAAATCCATATACTATATAGTACACatgctaaaaaaaaaaagctaaaaaTCTCACTTATTTGCAGTGGTCTCCCTCTCCTGCCATATAACCCCACTGGTATTTTCCAATGCCTTATTGTTGGAAACCTGATCTTTATAC
This is a stretch of genomic DNA from Saccharomyces cerevisiae S288C chromosome IV, complete sequence. It encodes these proteins:
- the SDH7 gene encoding Sdh7p (Mitochondrial protein involved in assembly of succinate dehydrogenase; has a role in maturation of the Sdh2p subunit; localized to the mitochondrial intermembrane space; required for acetate utilization and gluconeogenesis; mutation in Drosophila ortholog SDHAF3 causes reduced succinate dehydrogenase activity and neuronal and muscular dysfunction; member of the LYR protein family), which encodes MNNKLIYRSVRFATHNSQLLLPPLVLYRRILRQHKLLPGPQREMGDQYVRNEFKLHKDIDNPLHIVGFLASWQDYLHMISNGKWKDATLSSETLEKLSPEQTVQLYELMKETQKLHQDNEIESSKDVKRNNKD